In Candidatus Palauibacter soopunensis, the genomic stretch GCTGGCCGCGGCCGGCTACGCGTCCGCCGTGATCGGGGAGGTCGTCGAGCGGGACGGTCCCGCGGTCGCGGTCGAGGTCGCACCGTGATGGCGCCGCGACAGCGTCGCAGTCCCGCGGCGGCCGCCGGGACGTTGGTGCGAGGCGTCGCGGCGCGTACGTTTCACACTCCGTCCGGGCCCGTAGCTCAGCCGGTTAGAGCAGGGGACTCATAATCCCAAGGTCGCAGGTTCGAATCCTGCCGGGCCCATCTTCAAAATCCCCGAGTCCCGACGCGTATTCCACCACCAGCATTAAGGAGTCGTCCATGCGGCCATGCCGGGTTCCGGTCTCCCGACGCGGGTCCACTTTTCTGCTCGCCGTGCTCACGCTGTGCTGCGCCGCCACGGCGGATGCGGCCGCGCAGGCCCAGGCGACAACCGGCGTCATCCGCGGGGTCGTCCGCGATCCCGTGGGAGCGCCCGTGGCCGGCGCCGCCGTGGTCATCGAGCATCGCGCGACCGGCTTCACGACGACCGTCGTGACGGGCTCGAACGGGGCGTTCGTGCGAACGCTCCTTCCGCTGGGGGTCTATGACGTCACCGCCCGGGCTCTGGGCCAGTTCGGCGACGAGCGCACCGAGGGGCTCGTGCTCCGCGTGGGAGAGGTCGTCGACCTCGTACTCGAATTCCGTCCCGTCGCGGTGTCCGAAATCACCGTGACCGCGGATCGGACACCGCTCGTCGATACCGAGGACCCGTCGGGTTCCCACCGGCTCGCCGAGGAGGTCGTGGACAACCTGCCCAACAACGGCCGAAACTTCCTCGACTACACGCTCCTCACTCCGGGTGTTTCGGTGTCGCAGGGTCCGGACGGCGAAGTCCTCAACATCGGCGGACAGCGGGGGATCTTCAACAACGTTTCCGTGGACGGAGCCGACTTCAACAACCCCTTCTTCGGGGAGCAGCGGGGCGGCCAGCGCCCGGCTTTCACGTTCAACCAGGACGCGATCGAGGAACTCGTCGTGGTGAACCAGGGGGCGTCGGCCGAGTTCGGGCGCTCCGCGGGCGGCTTCGTGAACGTCATCACGAAGTCGGGCACGAACGAATTCGCGGGCTCCGCGCACTATTTCGGCCAGTGGGATGCGATCTCCACCGCGTACCCGAGCGAGCGCGGGGGCGGGAAGCCCGAGTTCGGACGCGGCCAGTTCGGCTTCACCTTCGGCGGCCCGGTCGCGCGCGACAAGGCGTTTTTCTTCGTCGCCTACGACCAGCAGGAAGCGAGCGAGACGAAGCAGTTCACGCGCAACGTCGTGAACCGATCCGAACTCGCGAAGCTGGAGAACTTCCTTCAGGCGCAGTGGCCCGGCCTGTTCGACGACGAGTTCGGCCCGATCCATCGCACCGACGACAACCGGGCGCTCGTGGCGAAGCTCGATTTCAACCTCAGCGACCGCCACCAGGCGTCCTTCAAGTACAACTACACCTGGTCCCAGCAGGTGAACGGAACGTTCGACGTGGATTCCTGGGGCCTCAGCGCCAACGGTCTGGAGGAGGACTTCTCCCACGCGGTCAACGCGAGCCTGCGGTCGCAGCTCTCCAACACCGTCTCGAACGAGTTCCGCCTTCAGTACGCGCGCGAGGACCGGCCACGCGGATACGCTGGCCCGCTCATTCCGGGCGCCGCCGCGCCCCCGCAGCCCGCGTTCGCCGCGCTCGGCGGCCGCCCGTTCCCGGATATCGCGATGGATTTTTCGGACGGGTTCCGGATCGGTCTGCCTTTCTTCCTCCCCATCGACCCGGGCTACGACACCCGCATCCAGCTCGTCGACAACCTCTCCTTCCTCGCGGGGGACCATCTGTTCAAGGTGGGCGCGGAGTACAACCGGACGGGGGTCGGCCAGCAGTTCATCGGCTTCGCGAACGGCCTCTACAAGTTCTCCTCCGTCGACGGATTCATGAACTTCGTCACGCAGGGGAACCGATACGTCACCTGCTCCGACGGTTCCGACAGCGCGGAAGGCGTCTGTCCGCCGGGGACCGCGATCACCGGCCCCGTCCTCCTCTACCTGCAGGCGCTCACGCTGGGGAATACGCCCGCGGACCAGTTGGGACTGCAGGACTTCTCGATGCACGAACTCGGGCTCTTCATCCAGGACACCTGGCGGCCGCGCGACAACCTGACGCTGAACCTCGGGGTGCGCTGGGAAGGGTCGTGGCACCCTGGAATGTTCATCGAGCCCGGGGACACCTTCTACGGACCGTGGATCGAGACCCCGGGTTTCCCGTCGGACGGGACGATTCCGGACGACCTCGACAACTTCCAGCCGCGTTTCGGGCTCGCCTGGGATCCGCGGAATGATGGGCGCACGCTCGTCCGCGTGAATGCGGGATCGTACTTCTCGCGCATCCCGATGCTGGTGTTCGCGCAGCACCGCACGACGAACGGCGCCTTCCAGGGAACGCAGTTCGCGGCCAGCGACGCGACCTTCCTCCCGCCGCCGCCGCGGATCGGAGAATTCCTGACGCCGCCCCCGCCGGGGACGCCACCCTTCCAGCCCGGCGTGAACATCGCGGACCGCAACCTGGAACTGCCGCGCACCTGGTCCTTCAACGTCGCCATCGAGCAGGCGCTGAGCGAGAGCGCGGCGGCGACGCTTTCGCTGCAGCACGCCCGCACGGACAACCTGTTCCGCTTCGTGGACCGAAACGCGGCGGAACTCGGCGCGCCCTTCGCGGAGGGAGCCAACGCGCTGGGGACGGTCACCGTGACCGAGAGCAGCGCGCGCTCCCGCTACAACGCCGTCACTCTCGGCCTGCACGGGGACGGTGCGCTCGGCGGAAAGCTGAGTTTCGAGGCGAACTACACGCTGGGTTTCGACCGGTCGGACGACGATAACGAACGGGATCCGTTCAACTTCTTCTATGCGACCGCAACCGACCTCGAGCCCGAGTACAACTGGTCGATCCGGGACCGACGGCACCAGCTGACCGGCTTCGTGCTCTTCGATCTCGGGCGCGGCGTCGTCCTCAACCACGTCTTCCGATACCTCTCCGCGTCGCCGATGTCGGAGAGTTGCGGCCCGACCGCGGCGAACCCTCTCGCCGCTCCCGCGGGCCAGCGCGCGGGCGCCCCGGCGGACCGCGTTTGCGCCGATGGCTCCGTCCTCAGGCGAAACACGCTCAGGCGGGAGAACGACTTCTTCACCTGGGATCTGCGACTTTCGAAGGCGTTCGATATCGGAGGCGGGCGCACAGTCGAACCGATTCTGGAGGTCTTCAACCTCACGGGCGCCGACAACTTCCTCGACACCGCCCAGACCGGATTCCTGTTCAACTTCGACGGCACCATTCGGAGCGGCCTCGGAGACACGCGCCGGGCTCAACTCGGAGTACGCGTCCGCTTCTAGCGGCCTGCGCGGCGAGCGCGCGGCGTGCGGGAGCAAATGGCTGGACGGATGGAATTCATGCGAACACCCACCTCATTAGGGCGGGGCCCCTTTACGGCGGCGGGGTTTGGACCTATAAATCGTGGAACGAGTTGAAGGAACCGGGACCGGACCGTTCGGCCGTTCCCGACCCTCCAGCCCAAGGAGTGCCGCATGAAACGCATCGCTTTCCCCACTATCGGAGCATGGGGAGTGGCCGTTTTCGCGCTCGCCTGCATCGCACCCGGCCTGAGTGGCCAGGCCGCGGGCAGCATCGCGGGCCAGGTCACTGAAGAGGGCTCCCTCCGACCTCTTTCGTCGGCGCAGGTCTTCATCGAAGGCACCGGCATCGGGACCTTCACGAACGCCAGCGGAGACTTCGTGCTGCTCAACGTACCCGCCGGCGACCAGACGGTCACCGTCCGCCTGGTCGGCTATCGTCAGACCTCCGAAACGGTGACGGTCGCCGCCGGCTCGACCGTGACCGTCGACTTCGCCCTCAACGTCACCGCGGTGCAAATGGACGAGATCGTCGTGACGGGCACCGGCGTCGCGACCGAGAAACGCAAGCTCGGCCACACGATCGCGACCCTGGACGCCGCGGAGCTCGAGAACGCACCGATCTCCGACTTCAGCCAGCTCATCGCGGGGCGCGAGCCCGGTGTGGTGGCGCTGCCCTCGTCGGGCTACACGGGCGAAGGCGCCCGCATCCGCATCCGCGGCTCGGCGTCGCTGTCGCAGCTGAACGAGCCCATCGTCTACGTGGACGGAATCCGCGTGGACCGCTCCGCGGTGCAGAACTTCAACGGGCAGGGGAACCCCTCCCGACTCGACGATATTCCGCCCGAGTCCATCGAGCGCGTCGAGATTCTGAAGGGCGCCGCGGCCGCGACCCTGTACGGGACGGAGGCCTCGAACGGCGTGATCCAGATCTTCACGAAGCGCGGCACCATCGGGACCCCGCGCTTCACCTTCCGGGCCGACCTGACCGGGATCTCCGTGCCGACCAACCGCATCCTGCCGGTCGCCGACTTCGCCGGCCGGGCCTGCGCCAGTCCCGGATGCACCGGAGACGGCGACGCGCAGCGGCTGGCGGACGCCGTCAACCTGATGTCGTCGCGCTGGGGACAGCCCGTGTCGCCCTGGGAGCCGATCGAGCGCGACCTGATTCCCGATCTGCTCACCACCGGGTTCGGTCAGACCTACTCCGGATCCCTGCAGGGTGGATCGAGCGTGTTCCAGTACTTCGCCTCCGCGCGTCTCGCCAGCGAGGACGGGCCGTACGATGCGGCGAAGAACTTCGACGTGGCGGAGGGGCTGGACCCCGAGAACGACACCAACCGCCGCGCGTCGATCCACACCAACTTCACGCTGATCCCGAGCAGCGATCTGCGCATCGGCGTGACGACGCTCTATTCGGACATGGAGCATCACACGCCCGATAACTCGAACAACATCTACGGCGTGTTCTCGTCGGCGCTCATGTCGCAGCTGCGGCTCGCCAACGCCGACCCGGAACTCGGCCAGATCAACTTCTACGGCCAGCCGGCGTTCGCCACTCTGCGCGAGAACGCCTACCAGCTGAACTTCGTGAACTCGCAGCACTTCGCGGGATCCACGAACATCGACTTCTCGCCCTCGGAGGCGTTCAACATCAACGGAACCTTCGGGATCGACTTCACGTCCGACGACGCGGTCAGTTTCCGGCCGTATCGGTGGAACGTGGACGGCTTCTCGGGCTCGACCCCGGACGGGAGCCGGAACGTCCAGGAGAACCGTAGCCGCGAGCTGACGGCCGACATCAAGGGATCGTACGTCTTCAACACCAGCCGGCTCGAGAACACGCTGCTGTTCGGCGGGCAGGGGTTCCTGCGCCAGTCGCAGTCGGCGGGCGGCAGCGGACGCGACTTCCCCGGCCCCGGCCTGGAGACGCTTTCGGCGCTGGGCTCCGAGTCCTCGTTCGAAAACTGGCTGCGGGTGACGCAGCTCGGCGGATACGTGCAGGACCAGGTCGGGTGGGACAACTGGCTCTTCCTGACCGTGGGCGCTCGCTGGGATGCCAACTCGGCGTTCGGCGAGGCGTTCAACACGGCCTTCTACCCGAAGGCCAACTTCGCGATC encodes the following:
- a CDS encoding carboxypeptidase regulatory-like domain-containing protein, giving the protein MRPCRVPVSRRGSTFLLAVLTLCCAATADAAAQAQATTGVIRGVVRDPVGAPVAGAAVVIEHRATGFTTTVVTGSNGAFVRTLLPLGVYDVTARALGQFGDERTEGLVLRVGEVVDLVLEFRPVAVSEITVTADRTPLVDTEDPSGSHRLAEEVVDNLPNNGRNFLDYTLLTPGVSVSQGPDGEVLNIGGQRGIFNNVSVDGADFNNPFFGEQRGGQRPAFTFNQDAIEELVVVNQGASAEFGRSAGGFVNVITKSGTNEFAGSAHYFGQWDAISTAYPSERGGGKPEFGRGQFGFTFGGPVARDKAFFFVAYDQQEASETKQFTRNVVNRSELAKLENFLQAQWPGLFDDEFGPIHRTDDNRALVAKLDFNLSDRHQASFKYNYTWSQQVNGTFDVDSWGLSANGLEEDFSHAVNASLRSQLSNTVSNEFRLQYAREDRPRGYAGPLIPGAAAPPQPAFAALGGRPFPDIAMDFSDGFRIGLPFFLPIDPGYDTRIQLVDNLSFLAGDHLFKVGAEYNRTGVGQQFIGFANGLYKFSSVDGFMNFVTQGNRYVTCSDGSDSAEGVCPPGTAITGPVLLYLQALTLGNTPADQLGLQDFSMHELGLFIQDTWRPRDNLTLNLGVRWEGSWHPGMFIEPGDTFYGPWIETPGFPSDGTIPDDLDNFQPRFGLAWDPRNDGRTLVRVNAGSYFSRIPMLVFAQHRTTNGAFQGTQFAASDATFLPPPPRIGEFLTPPPPGTPPFQPGVNIADRNLELPRTWSFNVAIEQALSESAAATLSLQHARTDNLFRFVDRNAAELGAPFAEGANALGTVTVTESSARSRYNAVTLGLHGDGALGGKLSFEANYTLGFDRSDDDNERDPFNFFYATATDLEPEYNWSIRDRRHQLTGFVLFDLGRGVVLNHVFRYLSASPMSESCGPTAANPLAAPAGQRAGAPADRVCADGSVLRRNTLRRENDFFTWDLRLSKAFDIGGGRTVEPILEVFNLTGADNFLDTAQTGFLFNFDGTIRSGLGDTRRAQLGVRVRF
- a CDS encoding SusC/RagA family TonB-linked outer membrane protein, with the translated sequence MKRIAFPTIGAWGVAVFALACIAPGLSGQAAGSIAGQVTEEGSLRPLSSAQVFIEGTGIGTFTNASGDFVLLNVPAGDQTVTVRLVGYRQTSETVTVAAGSTVTVDFALNVTAVQMDEIVVTGTGVATEKRKLGHTIATLDAAELENAPISDFSQLIAGREPGVVALPSSGYTGEGARIRIRGSASLSQLNEPIVYVDGIRVDRSAVQNFNGQGNPSRLDDIPPESIERVEILKGAAAATLYGTEASNGVIQIFTKRGTIGTPRFTFRADLTGISVPTNRILPVADFAGRACASPGCTGDGDAQRLADAVNLMSSRWGQPVSPWEPIERDLIPDLLTTGFGQTYSGSLQGGSSVFQYFASARLASEDGPYDAAKNFDVAEGLDPENDTNRRASIHTNFTLIPSSDLRIGVTTLYSDMEHHTPDNSNNIYGVFSSALMSQLRLANADPELGQINFYGQPAFATLRENAYQLNFVNSQHFAGSTNIDFSPSEAFNINGTFGIDFTSDDAVSFRPYRWNVDGFSGSTPDGSRNVQENRSRELTADIKGSYVFNTSRLENTLLFGGQGFLRQSQSAGGSGRDFPGPGLETLSALGSESSFENWLRVTQLGGYVQDQVGWDNWLFLTVGARWDANSAFGEAFNTAFYPKANFAIVPSERWDSEVFSSMRIKGAYGTSGLQPGAFDKFTTFSSLGTEVGPGVQPSNLGNEQLRPEVSTELEFGIDLGLFNDRWSVEATYWDRVVTDAMVARQFPVTGGFTQTQLDNIGEVTAHGVEFGIRGNLIQARDISLNVFANTAFLSEQITDMGGAPPLKTGGSYPRYRNYLVEGFTPGAFFGAKVADVAIPLNILDPVDGQCVVPTRDQALAYFSQPRNPNSFKPLAIGNEDFGVPNGGLASHNCGAGLLDTHLGDPTPDYAGSFGFDLAFLGNFQLTTLMEYKFGHQVQDLSGMFRRANNFIGRNTPRSAELYATMLNPGSSADERLDAAVAWAHEVEGLSPMSGMNGIYDADWIQWRELSLSYRVPATFVQRWGFSAATVNMGVRNLLLFMLGDYPGMDPEGNVLGRCNGGLNCNFLNSTEGWGIPVPRRFTMSVRVTF